One genomic segment of Paenibacillus sp. FSL H8-0332 includes these proteins:
- a CDS encoding helix-turn-helix transcriptional regulator: MMDKEILKQVGARIRALRKERGLSQEALGEKGGFHFSYIGQIERGEKNVSLLNLHKISESLEVNIIQLFAYQDEEFMVTAAERDIQDIVGMLREANEEKVRVAKNVLKELL; this comes from the coding sequence GTGATGGATAAGGAAATATTGAAGCAGGTCGGAGCCCGGATTCGTGCTCTTCGGAAAGAGAGGGGACTGTCGCAGGAGGCACTTGGGGAGAAGGGTGGATTTCATTTTTCATACATAGGGCAGATTGAACGTGGGGAGAAGAACGTTTCTTTATTGAATTTACATAAGATTTCAGAATCACTTGAGGTGAATATCATTCAATTGTTTGCGTACCAGGATGAAGAGTTCATGGTTACCGCAGCAGAGCGTGATATTCAGGATATTGTAGGCATGCTCCGTGAGGCCAATGAGGAGAAGGTACGCGTGGCTAAAAATGTACTGAAGGAATTATTATAA
- a CDS encoding SDR family oxidoreductase: MIVIVGATGTIGSALVERLADLGVPVRALSREPEKLRKQIGGEGRSAIEVVLADAAEPESLRRAFTGASQLFLAMSNSPRQIELETSVIQIAGESGIEHIVKISSPAFEQSSPVAVAGWHQEIEKVLRESGLTHTVLRPYAFMQNLMRFAPTITTQNVFFGSMGHSPCNFIDCRDIADVAAEALTNPEVSGQIYTLTGSEIYSYPQIAARLSALLHRPISYINMEPQELLRNLIEHGNMPPWLANHVVEIQSMSMVVPERPNDTVRRLLGREPRKLEAFLQECVDNFR, encoded by the coding sequence ATGATAGTTATTGTGGGAGCAACAGGTACGATAGGCAGTGCGCTGGTGGAACGTTTGGCTGATCTTGGCGTGCCCGTCAGGGCTCTGAGTAGAGAGCCAGAGAAGTTGCGTAAGCAGATCGGAGGAGAAGGGCGGTCGGCGATCGAGGTCGTATTGGCAGATGCTGCTGAACCCGAATCGCTGCGCCGCGCCTTTACAGGTGCCAGCCAGCTCTTCCTCGCCATGTCCAACAGTCCAAGACAAATCGAATTGGAAACTTCAGTCATTCAGATTGCAGGTGAATCTGGAATCGAGCACATCGTGAAAATATCCAGCCCTGCCTTTGAGCAGAGCTCTCCAGTAGCAGTCGCGGGCTGGCATCAGGAAATTGAGAAAGTGCTGAGGGAATCAGGTCTCACCCATACCGTGTTGCGCCCTTATGCATTCATGCAAAACCTAATGCGCTTTGCACCAACGATTACAACCCAAAATGTTTTCTTCGGCTCCATGGGCCATTCACCGTGTAACTTCATTGACTGCCGTGATATCGCAGATGTTGCCGCAGAAGCTCTAACTAACCCTGAGGTATCAGGCCAAATATATACGCTTACGGGTTCAGAGATTTACAGCTATCCTCAGATCGCGGCCCGGCTGTCCGCCCTGCTCCATCGGCCAATAAGTTACATCAACATGGAACCTCAAGAACTACTCCGTAATCTTATTGAACACGGGAATATGCCTCCTTGGCTGGCGAACCATGTTGTGGAAATTCAATCCATGTCTATGGTGGTTCCAGAACGTCCAAATGACACGGTGAGGCGCCTGCTCGGCAGAGAGCCGCGCAAGCTGGAAGCTTTTCTGCAGGAGTGTGTAGACAATTTCCGATAG
- a CDS encoding U32 family peptidase, with the protein MTELLAPAGNMEALKAAISNGCDAVYLGMQKFGARAYSSNFDLETLKEAVTYAHLRDVKIYVAMNTIVFENEVEEMKEQIHELNEIGVDGIIVQDLTAFDYIVKNFYDMEAHCSTQMGIDDVDGTLLFKELGAKRVVLSREVKIETVKEIKRVADIPLEIFVHGALCVSYSGNCLMSGLSGFRCANRGRCVGSCRKEYDLIDQTTGTSLGKSYILSTKDLNTIDYIHDLKEIDSLKIEGRMKVPTYVANVVSKYRRALDHKITEADKENLKKTFNRTFTKGYLFHEDRRNITNISRPNHFGYEIGTISRIEKDRYEITLTRTLNQNDTIRISHNNEDVNLTVAKLYNKDGDLINTADDVCYIKVKEKMSTGDIVYKTKDYFYHKELEASLEKEFKRFDLDLRVYAYPGSKLVIEAEGLGFNYSYESEEILGEAINNPTTKDQVIKQFSRLNDTIFELNKVDYEEGNAFIPAKLLNAARRDIVLGLYDLKLNSQKKRTKAVQAKEKISFAPVQPYLTASVTTKEQYDACVSCGITEIYFDNVVRRNQNDYEQKEGQLLIGGYGGIHHYRGTNPFVTDYSLNVINATSCYELYKLGAKRVTLSYEMNKSQIEDVINAYVEENDGYPALEMIVYGKAPLMFTKYCPMRKMNQCRICRTKSYELKDEQGTFPILSHEDCTATILNGKTLNLLDELPDLKGIEALRLNFTVESKEQVVNVIHMASGKLNGSMNNVAFNQERDTRGHFNKEIV; encoded by the coding sequence ATGACTGAATTATTAGCGCCAGCAGGAAATATGGAAGCTTTAAAAGCTGCAATATCTAATGGTTGTGATGCAGTATACTTAGGCATGCAAAAATTTGGTGCACGCGCATACTCCTCTAATTTTGACTTGGAAACGTTAAAAGAGGCTGTTACGTATGCGCACCTGAGGGACGTTAAAATCTATGTTGCCATGAATACCATCGTGTTCGAAAACGAAGTGGAAGAGATGAAAGAGCAGATACACGAATTAAATGAAATCGGTGTGGATGGCATTATCGTCCAGGACCTGACTGCCTTCGATTATATCGTTAAAAACTTTTATGATATGGAAGCACATTGTTCCACTCAGATGGGAATAGACGATGTAGACGGAACTTTATTGTTTAAAGAACTTGGTGCGAAAAGAGTGGTTCTGTCCCGTGAGGTTAAGATTGAAACCGTAAAAGAGATCAAAAGAGTAGCTGACATCCCTTTAGAAATTTTCGTTCACGGTGCGTTATGTGTATCTTATTCAGGAAACTGCCTAATGTCAGGACTAAGCGGCTTTCGGTGCGCAAATCGTGGAAGATGTGTGGGTTCCTGCCGTAAGGAATACGATCTGATTGATCAGACAACAGGTACATCTTTAGGCAAAAGCTATATTCTGTCTACTAAGGACTTGAACACAATCGATTACATTCATGATCTAAAAGAAATCGATTCTTTAAAAATAGAAGGCCGAATGAAAGTGCCTACGTATGTGGCTAATGTGGTATCCAAATATCGCAGGGCTTTAGATCATAAAATCACCGAAGCAGATAAAGAAAATCTGAAGAAGACATTCAATCGGACCTTTACCAAAGGCTATTTGTTCCACGAGGACCGGAGGAATATTACAAACATCTCAAGACCTAATCACTTTGGTTATGAGATTGGAACCATTAGCAGGATTGAGAAGGACAGGTATGAAATCACACTTACACGTACTTTAAATCAAAATGATACCATCCGAATAAGCCATAACAATGAAGATGTTAATTTAACGGTTGCCAAGCTATACAACAAAGACGGCGACTTAATCAACACAGCAGATGATGTCTGCTATATCAAAGTCAAAGAAAAGATGTCTACGGGAGATATAGTCTATAAAACGAAGGATTATTTCTACCATAAAGAACTAGAAGCGTCACTGGAAAAAGAATTTAAGCGGTTCGACCTGGATCTTAGAGTATATGCATATCCAGGTTCAAAGCTTGTCATAGAGGCGGAGGGCTTAGGCTTTAATTATTCCTATGAAAGCGAGGAAATACTGGGCGAAGCCATTAATAATCCAACCACCAAAGACCAGGTCATCAAGCAATTCTCCAGACTTAATGATACTATCTTCGAGCTTAATAAGGTCGATTATGAGGAAGGCAATGCGTTTATTCCAGCTAAACTGTTAAATGCAGCAAGAAGAGATATTGTACTGGGCTTATATGACCTAAAGCTTAACAGCCAGAAGAAAAGAACCAAGGCTGTGCAAGCAAAAGAAAAAATAAGCTTTGCCCCTGTACAACCATACCTCACGGCCTCTGTAACGACTAAGGAACAGTATGATGCTTGCGTGAGCTGTGGAATTACGGAAATCTATTTTGACAATGTGGTTAGAAGAAATCAGAATGATTATGAGCAAAAAGAAGGGCAGCTGCTGATCGGAGGATATGGGGGCATTCATCACTATAGAGGAACAAATCCGTTCGTTACGGACTATTCTCTAAATGTTATTAATGCTACTAGCTGCTATGAACTATATAAATTAGGTGCCAAACGAGTCACTTTATCTTATGAAATGAATAAGAGCCAAATTGAAGATGTAATAAATGCCTATGTTGAAGAAAATGACGGCTATCCTGCGCTGGAAATGATTGTGTATGGCAAGGCCCCGTTGATGTTCACCAAATATTGTCCGATGAGAAAAATGAATCAATGCAGAATTTGCAGAACGAAGAGCTATGAGTTAAAAGATGAGCAAGGAACGTTCCCTATCCTTTCCCATGAGGATTGTACAGCGACTATTCTTAATGGGAAGACGCTTAATCTTCTGGATGAGCTGCCAGACCTCAAAGGAATCGAGGCACTCCGATTAAACTTCACCGTTGAATCTAAAGAGCAGGTTGTGAACGTCATTCATATGGCCTCAGGCAAATTAAATGGCTCGATGAATAATGTGGCCTTCAATCAGGAAAGAGACACAAGAGGACATTTTAATAAAGAGATTGTGTAG
- a CDS encoding GyrI-like domain-containing protein, with the protein MDTFELREPIYVIGSTARVPYNKNEEKQQIIDQLISNFFGNEQPEMISHQSVATKCFGLVCECEKDMSMGTYMLGMQVTNLIEIPEGMRSFTLPVGLYARVTFQARDRETLTNSALEGAYDYLYNNWLPESSYIMVDMLAAEVYREERMEGADFVILEWSRKLWGKRSTRTCLLAECLKRPVLHLLWPSSMLVFMK; encoded by the coding sequence GTGGACACATTTGAACTCAGGGAACCAATCTATGTTATTGGCTCTACCGCACGAGTACCTTACAACAAGAACGAGGAGAAGCAACAAATCATCGACCAGCTGATTAGTAATTTCTTTGGCAACGAACAGCCCGAAATGATTTCTCATCAATCAGTTGCCACCAAGTGTTTTGGACTTGTTTGCGAATGCGAAAAGGATATGAGTATGGGGACGTATATGTTAGGTATGCAGGTTACCAACCTAATTGAAATTCCTGAAGGCATGCGCAGCTTTACTCTTCCTGTTGGGCTTTACGCGCGAGTTACTTTTCAAGCAAGAGACCGTGAGACACTCACCAACTCGGCATTGGAAGGTGCTTATGACTATCTGTACAACAACTGGCTGCCGGAATCAAGCTATATCATGGTGGACATGTTGGCTGCAGAGGTGTACAGAGAGGAGCGGATGGAGGGGGCCGACTTCGTGATCTTGGAGTGGAGCCGAAAATTGTGGGGAAAGCGGAGCACGAGAACTTGCCTTCTCGCAGAGTGCTTGAAAAGGCCGGTTTTACACTTGTTATGGCCGAGCAGTATGTTAGTGTTTATGAAATAG
- a CDS encoding GNAT family N-acetyltransferase — protein MYGILFRQINLFRVLLIFWNLIRERKIENQEILTKRILGSWESIDDFFNKSLAFCIMCVDKIVAVIVGTARFNHYIAIDIATEEEHRKKSLGQILTQTFVNECIERGLLPQWSCVESNLASRKLVEKVNFKFLKQNDVYWFNI, from the coding sequence ATGTACGGAATATTGTTCAGGCAGATTAATCTGTTTAGGGTACTTCTCATTTTTTGGAATCTGATAAGAGAGAGGAAGATTGAAAATCAAGAAATACTTACTAAACGAATACTAGGGTCTTGGGAGAGCATAGACGACTTTTTTAATAAGAGCTTAGCTTTTTGCATCATGTGTGTTGATAAAATTGTTGCTGTTATTGTTGGAACTGCCAGATTTAATCATTATATTGCAATTGACATTGCAACAGAGGAAGAACACCGAAAAAAGAGTCTCGGGCAGATACTTACTCAAACGTTTGTTAATGAATGTATAGAAAGAGGGTTACTGCCCCAATGGTCGTGTGTGGAGTCCAACCTTGCTTCTAGAAAACTTGTTGAAAAAGTGAATTTTAAATTTCTAAAGCAAAACGATGTGTATTGGTTTAATATATAG
- a CDS encoding MerR family transcriptional regulator — MVYTIGQFAGLHQVSKKTLRYYRDIGLLEPADIDPVNGYAFYEGEQFERMRRIQYLRRLRFSLEEIPYYWIFSPICGSITFKHVWRIFAWRDASYPASSRNFSHSKVESAMERNLLS; from the coding sequence ATGGTTTACACAATCGGGCAGTTTGCAGGATTGCATCAAGTATCCAAAAAAACACTAAGGTACTACAGGGATATTGGCCTTCTGGAGCCAGCTGATATTGACCCTGTCAACGGGTATGCCTTTTATGAGGGCGAGCAGTTTGAGCGGATGCGGCGCATTCAGTACCTACGGAGGCTTCGATTTTCCCTTGAGGAAATCCCCTACTATTGGATATTCAGCCCGATTTGTGGATCGATCACGTTCAAGCACGTCTGGAGGATATTCGCTTGGAGAGACGCCTCCTATCCAGCATCGAGCAGGAACTTCTCGCACTCCAAGGTAGAATCTGCAATGGAAAGGAACCTTTTGAGTTGA
- a CDS encoding MerR family transcriptional regulator, whose translation MLTISQVSEKTGLTPYTIRYYEKIGVLHEPMRSNGGARVYQESEVSYIQCLNKLKKLGLSLEEITEFTREGCVMDKIQQGEKPSNYSPTLKKRIEILEQHLMELESRRQEIDYMISLAAEKLTLYQGLTKEDIVNTK comes from the coding sequence ATGCTCACCATCAGTCAAGTGTCAGAAAAAACAGGACTAACTCCGTATACCATTCGTTATTATGAAAAAATCGGCGTACTACATGAACCCATGCGTAGCAATGGAGGGGCACGTGTCTACCAAGAAAGCGAGGTTTCCTACATTCAATGTCTAAATAAACTAAAAAAATTGGGCTTATCGCTTGAGGAGATTACGGAATTTACTCGTGAGGGCTGTGTCATGGATAAAATTCAACAAGGGGAGAAACCATCTAATTATAGTCCTACGTTAAAAAAGCGGATTGAAATCCTTGAGCAGCATCTGATGGAACTGGAATCCAGGCGACAAGAAATTGACTACATGATTTCTCTCGCCGCAGAGAAACTTACCCTATACCAAGGACTTACGAAAGAAGACATAGTAAATACTAAATAA
- a CDS encoding AraC family transcriptional regulator — MMNLYGAEHHLMVVSDSIDAEEHRHSFLQVTISLMGEFDIEVAGQSLSGPGIIINSNVVHRLKEAGHPLMLLLIDSTSEMAASFKRVLAGKQVHIFPQGMMKSIREFVRKEYAGVKDPDSYRSFLGQLMMLLGVQQVNTAIVDPRIRECIQLIKDCTKSEHSVSQYARQFGLSNSRLSHLFKENTGISLSGYMVLHKLQKAAYFIFEGLSITDAAMAAGFDSPSHLAATSKQLLGMTAKDIRKDSVFLKVSCLH, encoded by the coding sequence ATGATGAATTTATATGGAGCGGAGCATCACTTGATGGTGGTGTCAGATTCGATTGATGCGGAAGAGCACCGGCATTCTTTTTTACAGGTGACGATCTCATTAATGGGCGAATTTGACATTGAGGTGGCAGGGCAAAGCTTGAGTGGTCCAGGTATCATTATCAATTCGAACGTCGTTCATCGCTTAAAAGAAGCGGGACACCCGTTGATGCTCCTTCTGATAGACAGCACCTCTGAAATGGCTGCAAGCTTTAAGCGGGTTCTGGCGGGGAAGCAGGTTCATATATTTCCGCAAGGAATGATGAAGAGCATTCGCGAATTTGTGCGTAAAGAGTATGCTGGTGTTAAGGACCCGGACAGCTATCGTTCTTTTCTGGGACAACTCATGATGCTATTGGGCGTACAGCAGGTGAATACTGCTATTGTTGATCCGAGAATAAGAGAGTGTATTCAGCTCATCAAAGATTGCACCAAATCCGAACACTCCGTCAGTCAATACGCCCGGCAATTTGGTTTATCCAACAGCAGATTGTCGCACCTCTTTAAAGAAAATACTGGCATATCGCTTAGCGGGTACATGGTGCTGCATAAGCTGCAGAAGGCGGCCTATTTCATTTTTGAGGGGCTCAGCATTACGGATGCGGCTATGGCAGCAGGATTTGACAGTCCGTCCCATTTAGCCGCCACCAGCAAGCAGTTGCTGGGAATGACGGCGAAGGATATTCGCAAAGATAGCGTCTTTTTAAAAGTTTCTTGCCTGCATTAA
- a CDS encoding nitroreductase family protein, with protein MGGVKVSLQDIILQRKSVRHYDPNYAIERKEILDSIELAAKSPNGNNIQSTRYLLIEDKELRAKVRPIAYNQEQVETSSYLILILGDYRTFHAENIHAIQDKALEKGYFTQETKTHLTNAALGYYRNMSNQDYLKELVRDGSLAAMTLVLILNEKGYQTITMSGYDKDALFKVLNIPQHYEDIMLLSVGRGIQEGHSTVRHDIEEITFIDRVPSLLLGNDWNP; from the coding sequence ATGGGGGGCGTTAAAGTGAGTTTGCAGGATATTATTTTACAAAGGAAATCGGTCAGACATTATGATCCAAACTATGCGATTGAAAGAAAGGAAATCCTTGATTCGATTGAACTGGCAGCCAAATCACCAAACGGAAATAACATTCAGAGTACACGTTATTTACTCATCGAGGATAAGGAGTTGCGAGCTAAAGTTAGACCCATTGCATATAATCAGGAGCAGGTTGAAACCTCCAGTTATTTGATTTTGATCTTGGGGGATTACCGTACTTTTCATGCTGAGAATATCCATGCTATTCAAGACAAGGCTTTGGAGAAAGGTTATTTCACCCAAGAGACTAAAACGCATTTAACAAATGCAGCCCTTGGTTATTATCGAAACATGTCTAATCAAGATTATTTAAAAGAGCTGGTCCGCGATGGCAGTCTGGCTGCAATGACCTTAGTCCTTATTTTGAACGAAAAAGGGTACCAGACAATCACGATGTCAGGTTATGATAAAGATGCTCTTTTTAAAGTGCTCAATATTCCCCAGCACTATGAAGACATTATGTTATTAAGTGTGGGCAGAGGGATTCAAGAGGGTCATTCCACTGTAAGACATGATATTGAGGAGATAACGTTTATAGATCGGGTACCTTCGTTGCTACTTGGCAATGATTGGAACCCATAA
- a CDS encoding winged helix-turn-helix transcriptional regulator, giving the protein MNKINTGFDVVQNIISGKWKSIILYQLGYEHNRTKDLLKICEGVSHKVLNEQLKQLQQDGLVNRAVYADEVPIRVEYSITDYGRTLLPLLKEMCDAGDNHLKREGITAGNHKICEHSKSL; this is encoded by the coding sequence ATGAATAAAATAAATACAGGTTTTGATGTGGTACAAAATATCATTAGTGGTAAATGGAAAAGCATTATCCTGTATCAATTAGGATATGAGCATAATCGCACAAAAGACTTACTCAAGATTTGTGAAGGCGTCTCACATAAAGTTTTAAACGAACAATTAAAGCAACTGCAACAGGATGGATTAGTTAATCGAGCCGTGTATGCAGACGAGGTTCCCATTAGAGTAGAATACTCAATAACAGACTATGGACGGACATTGCTTCCATTATTAAAAGAAATGTGTGATGCGGGCGATAACCATCTTAAAAGAGAGGGGATCACCGCAGGTAACCATAAAATCTGCGAACATTCTAAATCGCTGTGA
- a CDS encoding S-layer homology domain-containing protein produces the protein MKRKVSKSILLALVACLLIPSVVAAAGDTSPPTKTSKDFTDLAGLDAALLAKIDALLAKGYIEGNGTDNFDITGNMTRAESAKLVAKIFNLTVPSEAISSFKDVDGTDTSSAWAIPFIEAAKKAGIIDGMTNSTFAPKDNVTTGQLATMLVKGFGKKSEVKTTTPWYQGYLDVAKLSGVDLGTDGAKFATRADLVVGSYAATEAIDKAKAEASGTTPKPTPAPIPTPLPAVAPAPVAPTPVPTPVPTPVPTPVPTPVPTPVPTPVPTPVPTPVPTPVPTPVPTPVPTPVPTPVPTPVPTPVPTPVPTPVPTPTPTPMTPQAALEAINAYYGQPEPNVDAPDESIFEIAGVTGVTQSNLIYIDYALSTDAKSPWTVTDIQAIVNEVRAGLALTEISNYFWDPGYAPKPDATTFAVAGITGVTTNNLDQVLEAIGYAHDHRYEYNPPFSLTNSNQLQAVVNDLLEYNELN, from the coding sequence ATGAAAAGGAAAGTTTCAAAATCGATTCTTCTAGCGTTAGTAGCTTGCTTACTCATTCCAAGTGTAGTTGCCGCAGCAGGGGATACTTCGCCACCTACAAAGACTTCTAAAGATTTCACAGATTTGGCAGGTCTGGATGCGGCTCTTCTTGCCAAAATTGATGCATTGCTAGCAAAGGGATATATAGAAGGTAATGGCACTGACAATTTTGATATTACGGGAAACATGACGCGTGCGGAATCTGCTAAACTTGTAGCTAAAATTTTTAACTTAACCGTCCCGTCAGAAGCCATTTCGTCCTTTAAAGATGTAGATGGTACGGATACTTCTTCGGCTTGGGCAATTCCGTTTATTGAAGCGGCAAAAAAAGCTGGAATCATTGATGGCATGACGAACAGCACATTTGCACCAAAGGATAACGTAACTACCGGGCAGCTTGCTACAATGCTAGTTAAGGGGTTTGGTAAAAAATCCGAGGTGAAAACGACGACTCCATGGTACCAGGGTTACTTAGATGTTGCCAAATTAAGTGGGGTTGATTTAGGCACCGATGGAGCCAAGTTTGCTACTCGCGCCGATCTTGTAGTCGGATCCTATGCAGCAACAGAAGCTATAGACAAAGCTAAAGCTGAAGCATCAGGAACAACACCAAAACCAACACCAGCACCAATACCAACCCCATTACCAGCAGTAGCACCAGCACCAGTAGCACCAACACCAGTACCAACACCAGTACCAACACCAGTACCAACACCAGTACCAACACCAGTACCAACACCAGTACCAACACCAGTACCAACACCAGTACCAACACCAGTACCAACACCAGTACCAACACCAGTACCAACACCAGTACCAACACCAGTACCAACACCAGTACCAACACCAGTACCAACACCAGTACCAACACCAGTACCAACACCAGTACCAACACCGACGCCAACACCAATGACTCCACAAGCCGCGTTGGAAGCGATTAATGCTTACTATGGCCAGCCAGAGCCAAATGTCGATGCGCCTGACGAATCCATATTTGAAATTGCTGGAGTAACAGGTGTCACTCAGTCGAACTTAATCTATATTGATTATGCATTGAGCACGGACGCGAAATCTCCATGGACCGTAACTGATATTCAAGCGATAGTTAATGAAGTTCGTGCTGGACTAGCGTTGACAGAGATCAGTAATTACTTTTGGGATCCTGGATATGCCCCTAAGCCTGACGCAACAACATTTGCCGTTGCAGGGATAACGGGAGTAACCACTAACAACTTAGACCAAGTCTTGGAAGCCATTGGGTATGCCCATGATCACAGATATGAATATAACCCGCCGTTTTCTTTAACTAACAGCAATCAGCTCCAAGCTGTCGTTAACGATTTGTTGGAATACAATGAATTAAACTAG
- a CDS encoding AraC family transcriptional regulator, with translation MDWLNRFNSAIDYIESNLDNEIDYSYIAKIACCSEFHFSRMFSSLANVTLAEYIRRRRLTKAAFEVQKHSAKITDISMKYGYSSPDAFTRAFRQLHGVTPASVRESNVQLKAYPRMSFQITIKGVTEMEYRIENIDCNLRFAVKRETVKTEDAFNTVPQLWATAQSNGFLQKLIDMSWENPKCQLEGLLGIFGKDAAIKEDTFDLLMGCRYDGNIPNDMEELILPPSVFAVFPNDNVNAWQRLYTEWLPTSGYELANLPCIENFLAPGAKIEQELWVPIIAK, from the coding sequence ATGGATTGGTTAAACAGATTTAACAGCGCAATTGATTATATAGAAAGTAACCTTGATAACGAAATTGACTATTCTTATATTGCAAAAATTGCTTGCTGCTCCGAGTTCCACTTTTCGCGAATGTTCTCATCTTTAGCCAATGTTACCCTCGCTGAATATATTCGTCGTAGAAGGCTTACTAAGGCGGCTTTTGAAGTACAGAAACATAGTGCAAAGATTACTGATATTTCTATGAAATACGGATATAGTTCCCCTGATGCTTTTACAAGAGCCTTTCGCCAACTGCATGGCGTTACACCTGCATCCGTTCGTGAAAGCAATGTTCAGTTGAAAGCATATCCTCGCATGTCCTTTCAGATTACCATAAAAGGAGTCACTGAGATGGAGTATCGAATTGAAAATATTGATTGTAACCTCCGTTTTGCAGTTAAAAGGGAAACGGTAAAAACTGAAGATGCTTTTAATACGGTTCCGCAATTGTGGGCCACAGCACAATCAAATGGATTTCTTCAAAAGCTGATAGACATGTCCTGGGAAAATCCAAAGTGCCAACTTGAAGGGTTACTTGGTATCTTTGGTAAAGACGCGGCAATTAAAGAGGATACCTTTGATTTACTCATGGGGTGTAGATATGACGGAAATATACCGAACGATATGGAAGAACTAATTCTTCCTCCCTCTGTATTTGCTGTTTTCCCCAACGATAACGTTAATGCTTGGCAGCGCTTATATACAGAATGGCTTCCTACATCTGGATACGAGCTTGCCAATCTCCCTTGTATAGAGAATTTTTTGGCTCCAGGAGCCAAAATAGAACAAGAATTATGGGTTCCAATCATTGCCAAGTAG
- a CDS encoding MBL fold metallo-hydrolase, producing MNNEYFTIQQASEGIWGAISVPGSGSLGNAAIIDLGDLTVVVDTTNLPNSAALLRHTAEQLTNKPVKYVVNTHFHGDHVNGNQEFMSSELISTVWTRDLLADMGEVNIDVMQQNIRKLITSLQHERSQHRDPHMLTEIDYDLSVQHALYDTIPSLRRVVPAITFDDKLVIRGTKRTIEVLSYGGGHSLSDAVVYVPEERTLIAGDLVSTKTIPVIPYGNPYAWIRILKRMQQDLKIDTVVPGHGDVSNTDRITDVIRFLEKTITYVSGAVKSGQSESYWLEQGVLKGYEDWHLPQYFRWNFRWLFNSMLVQNNR from the coding sequence ATGAATAACGAATATTTCACGATTCAACAAGCATCGGAGGGTATCTGGGGGGCTATTTCGGTTCCCGGCAGCGGCTCTCTGGGGAATGCAGCCATTATTGATCTTGGGGATTTAACCGTGGTAGTGGATACCACCAATCTGCCGAATTCTGCTGCTTTGTTACGTCATACTGCTGAACAATTAACGAACAAACCGGTCAAATACGTAGTGAATACACATTTCCATGGAGATCATGTCAACGGCAATCAGGAATTTATGAGCAGCGAATTGATATCTACTGTGTGGACAAGAGATTTGCTTGCTGATATGGGTGAAGTGAATATTGATGTCATGCAACAAAACATTCGCAAGTTAATAACTAGCCTACAGCATGAACGTTCACAGCACAGAGATCCTCATATGCTCACTGAAATCGACTATGATCTTTCCGTGCAGCATGCGCTGTATGATACGATCCCTTCCCTTCGCAGGGTGGTCCCCGCGATAACCTTTGACGACAAACTCGTGATTCGGGGAACAAAGCGAACCATCGAAGTGTTGTCTTACGGAGGCGGTCATTCTTTAAGTGATGCCGTGGTGTACGTTCCAGAGGAGCGAACTTTGATTGCAGGTGATTTGGTATCAACTAAGACCATTCCGGTCATTCCCTACGGTAATCCGTACGCCTGGATACGCATCCTTAAACGCATGCAACAAGATCTCAAGATCGATACTGTCGTTCCGGGGCACGGAGATGTATCTAATACAGATCGAATCACGGATGTCATACGCTTTTTGGAGAAAACGATCACTTATGTTTCTGGAGCTGTAAAAAGCGGGCAATCAGAGTCTTACTGGCTGGAACAAGGGGTTTTAAAAGGGTATGAGGATTGGCATCTGCCCCAGTATTTCAGATGGAACTTTCGCTGGCTCTTTAACAGTATGCTTGTTCAAAACAACAGATGA